In Nocardioides nitrophenolicus, the genomic window CCGCCGCCGAGCCCGAGGTGCTGCTGCCGCTCATCGGGGCCGCCGGGCTGGCCGCCGTCGTCACCACGCACCAGCACTGGGACCACCACCGCGCGCTCGCCGACGTCGTACGGGAGACGGGGGCGACGGTGGTCGCCGGTGAGCCCGACGCCGACGCCATCACCGAGCAGACCGGCGTCCCGGTCGAGCGCCGGGTCACCGACGGCGACACCGTGGCGGTCGGCTCCCGCGAGCTCGACGTGATCCGGATCACCGGCCACACCCCCGGCTCGATCTGCCTGCTCTACCGCGACCCCGACGGGCACCCGCACCTGTTCACCGGCGACTCGCTGTTCCCCGGCGGCGTCGGCGGGACGTTCGGCGACGCCGACGCGTTCGCGTCGCTCATCGGGGACGTCGAGACGAAGCTGTTCGGCACGCTGCCCGACGACACGTGGTTCTACCCGGGGCACGGCAACGACTCGCGGCTCGGCGTCGAGCGGCCGCACGTGGCGGAGTGGCGCGAGCGGGGCTGGTGACGCGGTCAGGCCGCCAGGTCACCCATGAGAACGAGTGACCGCCCGGCGAGCAGGTGGTACTCGGCCTGGGTGACGGGTCGGGTGCCACCGCCGGTGACGAGGCGGTAGAGACCGTGGGGCGTACCCCAGACCCAACGGTCGGGTCCGAGCTGCAGGACGGTGTAGCCCGGGACGTGGGTCTTGGCCCGGTGGTGGTGTCGCGCGAGCGGGGTGTCGTTGTGGTCGCCGGTCTGCCCGGGCGGGCCGTGGGTGTCGTAGGGCGTGGTGTGGTCGTGGTCAGGTGACCGGCCGCGCTTGGTGAAGAGACCGGTGGCGTGGGGGAACATGTCGCCGACGGTGCGCAGCTCGGTGCGCCGCTTGACGTCGGTGGGGTGCTCGTAGCCGCTGACGGACCTGCCGGCGTGGAGGTCGATGACCGGGGTCACGCTGACGGTGGCGTGGCGGCGCGTGTGGTGGTTGAGGAGCTCGCGGACCTGGGTGAGGAGTCGCGGGCCGAGGCCCTCGACCCGGGCGACGGGGCCGAACGCATCGGCGTCGGTCAGCGCCACGTGGACGACCAGCTCGGCGGCCGGGGCCGCGACGGCATCAGATGGTCCATCGTCCTCGCCGTCGCCGGCGGCGGGGCCGCTGAGGAAGGTAAGCACGGCGGCGGGGTCGGCGAGCATCGCGAAGGCCTCGGCCCGCCAGTGGTCCATCGACAGCGGCACCTGGCCGTCCGCGGGCGGTGGGGCGTGCTCGGCCAGCGCGGTGGCGAGGTTCGCGACCATCCGGGCGTGCTCGAGGGCGTCGGCCTCGTCGAGGCGGGCGAACACGGTCCCGATCCCTGCCTGGCTGCCTCCGGCGGTGTCGTCATCGATCTGGGAACCGGGGCGGGGCTGGGGGTACCAGACACCCCGGAGGCGGCGGTTCTTCTCGATCCGATCGTGGTGGGCGATGGGATCGGCCTCGATGATCTTCGCCTCGGCGATGGCCAGGATCCGCGACGGGGCCTGGTCGAGAGCCGCAGCGAGCGCGGTGTCGACGAGGCGGACCTGGGCGCGGTCGAGCCTGCGCGACATCCGCGCGACCTTGCGCACCACCCACACCTCGCAGCGTCCCGCCCGCACGCCGGCCCATACGGCCGGGAGGCGGTGGCGCAGGTCGAAGGCGTCGGCGAGCGCGTTGCGGGTCGCCAGGACGCCTTCGTGGCGGGCGATCGCGATCTCCAGCAGCGCGAGGTCCTGGACCCCCGGGGTGCCGTCGCCGCCGAGGTCGACCAGCCGCGGCCCGCCGAACCTGACCGGGACCGCGTCGGGCTCGGCCTGCGGGTCCCCGGAGTGCAGGTCGGCCCAGGCCAGTAACAGCTCGAGCTGCCGCACCTCGGCCGCACGCCGCTCACGGACACCGTCCTCAGCCGCCAGGAGCAGCCGCTCCGGCGTGGCGTCCGACAGGTCCGAGAACATGCCTCATCCTATTCGCACACCTGTTCGAATTACCAGTGCGAACAGTCGTCGTTCTGCGCACAGTCGTCCCCCGCGGCGGGGCTCGACCCATGCCCGGCCCTGAGCAAGGATGGGGCCATGGCTGACACCCCCGAGGAGCAGGTCGCCCTCTACGGCGCCGACGGCCGCCCGACGGGCGAGTCGGCGCCGCGCTCGGTGATGAGGGCCCGCAACCTGCGGCACGCGGCGACCCTGATCGTGGTCCGCAACAGCGCGGGCGAGGTCTACGTCCACCGGCGCACCGACACCAAGGACGTCTTCCCCGGGCGCTACGACTTCGCGGCCGGCGGCGTGCTCCAGGCCGGCGAGGACCCGTACGACGCCGCCGTGCGCGAGGCGGCCGAGGAGCTCGGGGTGACCGGGGTCGAGCTGGAGCCGATCGGCGAGGACGACTACGCCGACGCGCACACGTCCTACCACGCCTTCGCCTACACCTGCGTGTACGACGGCCCGATCGCCTGGCAGCCCGAGGAGGTCGCCTGGGGTGCGTGGGTGAGTCCGGAGCGGCTCCGGGAGATGCTGGCGACGCTGGACTTCGTGCCGGACACGGTGGCGGTGCTGGGCGAGCGGCTCACGCCGGGGGCGTGAACCCGGCCCTGGCGGCGGCGACCTCGTCGCGGGTGACGCAGCCGGCGACGTGGTCGTTGACCAGTCCCATCGCCTGCATGAACGCGAACGCGGTGGTGGGCCCGACGAACCTCCAGCCGCGCTTCTTGAGGTCCTTCGACATCGCGACGGCCGCGGGCGAGGTGGTGAGCGTCTGCGGGTCACCGAGCTCGGAGAGAGGCGGCTCGAAGCCCCAGAAGTAGGCCGCGAGGGAGCCCCGCTCCTCGACCAGGTCGAGCGCGCGCCCGGCGTTGTTGATGGTGGCCTCGATCTTGCCGCGGTGGCGGACGATCCCCGCGTCGGCGAGCAGCCGGGCCACGTCGCGCTCGTCGAAGCCGGCGACGACCCGGAAGTCGAAGCCGGCGAAGGCGGCCCGGAAGGCGGGGCGCTTGACCAGGATGGTGCGCCAGCTCAGCCCGGACTGGAAGCCCTCGAGGCAGACCTTCTCGAACAGGCGCTGGTCGTCGGCGACGGGGAAGCCCCACTCGGTGTCGTGGTAGGGCAGCTCGTCGGGCGACAGGGACCACGGACAGCGGGGCCGGCCGTCGGGTCCGGGCAGGGCGACAGTCATGGCGAGACCCTCCCATGGGCCACCGACACGCCCTACAGTCCCGTCATGGCGTTCACCGCGCGGCAGGTCAGGGCCATGGGCCTCATCGCCGACACCTTCGCCCCCGGAGGCGACGGCGTCCCGGCCCCGACCGAGGTCGGCGCCCACGAGCTGGCGCTGCGGATCGCGGCGGCCAACCCACGCCCGGGCGAGGTTCGGCAGCTGCGGGCGCTTCTCGACGCGTGGAACAGCCGGGCGCTGGGCGTGACGCTCACCGGGCGGCCGCGGCGGTTCTCCGAGCTGGACCAGGCGGCGCGCGAACGCGTGCTGCTGTCGCTCTCCGACAGCCGGGTCGGCGCGAAGCGGATGCTCTTCCAGGGCCTGAAGACCGCGAGCCTGCTCCCCTACTACATGAGCGGGGGCCAGGCGCTGTGGGACGAGCTGGGCTACCCGGGCCCGCTCGGCCTCCGCCCCGACCCGCCGACGCCGGTGGTCCGGCCGCTGCCGATCACCCACGACACCGCGCTTAGCTGCGACGTCGTCGTCGTGGGATCCGGCGCCGGCGGTGGTACGGCGGCCGGGGTGCTGGCCGCGGCCGGGCTCGACGTCGTCGTGCTCGAGGCCGGCGGGATGCACGACGAGAGGCACTTCGACGGCAGTGAGGAGACCGGCTTCCTCCAGCTCTACGCGCTCAGCCCGCAGTCGACGGCGGAGGGCCAGGTGGCGCTGCTCGCCGGACGGGGGCTGGGCGGGGGCACCGTCGTCAACTACTCGACCTCGTTCCGCACCCCCGACCGGGTGCGCGAGGAGTGGGCGGGTCACGGCGTACCCCAGTTCGCCACCGAGGAGTACGCCGCCTCGATGGACGCCGTCTGCGCCCGGCTCGGCGTCAACACCGACCACGACAAGGCGGCGCCGCGCGACGCGATCCTGGAGCGGGGTGCTCGCGCGCTCGGCTGGGAGGTCGCGG contains:
- a CDS encoding MBL fold metallo-hydrolase; translation: ELTGLTITKVAVDEKMSNNCYLLRCTDTGEQVLIDAAAEPEVLLPLIGAAGLAAVVTTHQHWDHHRALADVVRETGATVVAGEPDADAITEQTGVPVERRVTDGDTVAVGSRELDVIRITGHTPGSICLLYRDPDGHPHLFTGDSLFPGGVGGTFGDADAFASLIGDVETKLFGTLPDDTWFYPGHGNDSRLGVERPHVAEWRERGW
- a CDS encoding DUF222 domain-containing protein; translation: MFSDLSDATPERLLLAAEDGVRERRAAEVRQLELLLAWADLHSGDPQAEPDAVPVRFGGPRLVDLGGDGTPGVQDLALLEIAIARHEGVLATRNALADAFDLRHRLPAVWAGVRAGRCEVWVVRKVARMSRRLDRAQVRLVDTALAAALDQAPSRILAIAEAKIIEADPIAHHDRIEKNRRLRGVWYPQPRPGSQIDDDTAGGSQAGIGTVFARLDEADALEHARMVANLATALAEHAPPPADGQVPLSMDHWRAEAFAMLADPAAVLTFLSGPAAGDGEDDGPSDAVAAPAAELVVHVALTDADAFGPVARVEGLGPRLLTQVRELLNHHTRRHATVSVTPVIDLHAGRSVSGYEHPTDVKRRTELRTVGDMFPHATGLFTKRGRSPDHDHTTPYDTHGPPGQTGDHNDTPLARHHHRAKTHVPGYTVLQLGPDRWVWGTPHGLYRLVTGGGTRPVTQAEYHLLAGRSLVLMGDLAA
- a CDS encoding NUDIX hydrolase, which gives rise to MADTPEEQVALYGADGRPTGESAPRSVMRARNLRHAATLIVVRNSAGEVYVHRRTDTKDVFPGRYDFAAGGVLQAGEDPYDAAVREAAEELGVTGVELEPIGEDDYADAHTSYHAFAYTCVYDGPIAWQPEEVAWGAWVSPERLREMLATLDFVPDTVAVLGERLTPGA
- a CDS encoding DNA-3-methyladenine glycosylase I; this translates as MTVALPGPDGRPRCPWSLSPDELPYHDTEWGFPVADDQRLFEKVCLEGFQSGLSWRTILVKRPAFRAAFAGFDFRVVAGFDERDVARLLADAGIVRHRGKIEATINNAGRALDLVEERGSLAAYFWGFEPPLSELGDPQTLTTSPAAVAMSKDLKKRGWRFVGPTTAFAFMQAMGLVNDHVAGCVTRDEVAAARAGFTPPA